In Finegoldia magna ATCC 53516, a genomic segment contains:
- the yaaA gene encoding peroxide stress protein YaaA, with translation MKIIISPAKTFKIRKLKKENIDCLFENKKNALVSIMKEKSIEELKSVWKCSDKIANESYKLYENFDSAPKGCAILSFDGIQYQYMDVDSLDEKQLEYLEEHLRILSGLYGILRPLDEISKYRLDFEDKLINLYEFWEDEIRNHFKGEDIIDLASKEYGQNIYKYLDKTPVKIDFKEEVLVDGEIKLKTKATPSKILRGRMVNYMARNNVEDIEQLKKFSCDGYNYSEDYSDINKLVFVKTKESD, from the coding sequence ATGAAAATTATAATTTCACCAGCGAAAACATTTAAGATTAGAAAATTAAAAAAAGAGAATATTGATTGTTTATTTGAAAATAAGAAAAATGCGCTAGTTTCAATAATGAAAGAAAAATCCATTGAAGAATTAAAATCAGTCTGGAAATGTTCTGACAAAATAGCAAACGAAAGTTACAAGCTATATGAAAATTTTGATTCAGCACCAAAAGGTTGTGCGATATTAAGCTTTGATGGAATTCAATATCAGTACATGGATGTTGACTCATTGGATGAAAAACAGCTTGAATATCTGGAAGAACATCTTAGAATATTATCAGGACTTTACGGAATACTTCGACCGTTAGATGAAATATCAAAATATAGATTGGATTTCGAAGATAAATTAATAAATCTGTATGAATTTTGGGAAGATGAAATAAGAAATCACTTTAAAGGTGAAGATATAATCGATTTGGCATCAAAAGAGTATGGACAAAATATTTACAAATACTTAGATAAAACACCTGTTAAGATTGATTTCAAAGAAGAAGTATTGGTAGATGGAGAAATTAAGTTAAAGACAAAAGCAACTCCTTCCAAGATTCTTAGAGGTAGAATGGTAAATTATATGGCAAGAAATAATGTTGAAGATATTGAACAATTGAAGAAATTTTCTTGTGATGGATATAATTATTCTGAAGATTACAGTGATATAAATAAGCTTGTTTTTGTGAAAACAAAAGAGTCCGATTAA
- the cydC gene encoding thiol reductant ABC exporter subunit CydC, translated as MRRSGFNIMMKLITLVKPLIGFMFLAIIAGVIGNLAAIFIPAYSSYVIANIVSRADQINLNMSFILLLVLAISRGFLRYVEQLCNHFIAFKLLAIIRNKVFRALRRLAPAKLEGKEKGNLISLITSDIELLEVFYAHTISPIFIAFITSAIVVSILFAYSVKAAIFAMISYLIVGLFLPIFSSKSGKKEGLELRNEFADLNSYLLDSLRGMKEVIQYSYGEKRLDYIDETTVKLNRKQERIKVFEAQNRGFTTSIVALLGLIMFVIMKNEMVAIFDINKLIVVTVLFMSSFGPVIALSSLSANLRSTFASGDRVLNILEEKPQVLEVYDQNKTYFSDLKIEDITFSYNDEIILNDFNLSLENGEKLAIFGKSGSGKSTLLKLIMRFWDVDKGEIKISDRNIKQVNTKDLRDIENYMTQETYLFQGSILENIKIAKKDASLNEVIEACKKASIHDFICSLKDGYETNVGELGEKLSSGEKQRIGLARVFLHDAPLYILDEPTSNLDALNEGIILNAILKEENKSMLIVSHRKSALNIADKTIEIKTKRNS; from the coding sequence ATGAGAAGAAGTGGATTTAATATTATGATGAAATTGATAACTCTTGTAAAACCGCTAATAGGGTTTATGTTTCTGGCAATAATAGCAGGAGTTATTGGGAATTTGGCAGCAATTTTTATCCCTGCATATTCTTCTTATGTAATAGCGAATATTGTATCAAGAGCAGATCAAATTAATTTGAATATGAGCTTCATATTGTTGTTAGTGCTGGCGATTTCACGAGGATTTTTGAGATATGTAGAGCAGTTGTGCAACCACTTTATCGCGTTTAAGCTACTAGCTATAATAAGAAATAAAGTTTTTAGAGCGCTTAGGAGACTTGCACCAGCAAAGCTAGAAGGAAAAGAAAAGGGAAATCTTATTTCTCTTATTACAAGCGACATAGAACTTCTTGAAGTTTTTTATGCACACACTATATCGCCAATTTTTATCGCTTTTATCACAAGCGCTATAGTTGTTTCGATTTTATTCGCATACAGTGTTAAAGCTGCAATTTTTGCGATGATTTCATATTTAATTGTTGGGCTATTTCTACCTATTTTTTCTTCAAAAAGTGGCAAGAAGGAAGGGTTGGAATTGAGAAATGAATTTGCAGATTTAAATTCATATCTTTTGGATTCTTTGAGAGGAATGAAGGAAGTAATACAATACTCTTATGGAGAAAAAAGACTCGACTACATTGATGAAACCACTGTGAAACTCAATAGAAAACAAGAACGTATAAAAGTTTTTGAAGCACAAAATAGGGGTTTTACAACATCGATTGTTGCACTTCTTGGTCTTATTATGTTTGTAATTATGAAAAACGAAATGGTAGCTATCTTCGATATAAATAAATTAATTGTAGTCACAGTTCTTTTTATGTCCAGTTTTGGGCCGGTGATAGCTCTTTCAAGTTTGTCGGCAAATCTTAGAAGCACTTTTGCCAGTGGAGATAGAGTGCTAAACATACTTGAAGAAAAACCTCAAGTTCTCGAAGTTTACGACCAAAATAAAACGTATTTTAGTGATTTGAAAATTGAGGACATAACTTTTAGCTATAATGATGAGATTATTTTGAATGATTTCAACCTCAGTTTAGAAAATGGCGAAAAATTAGCGATTTTTGGAAAAAGCGGCTCTGGAAAATCGACTCTTTTGAAACTTATAATGAGGTTTTGGGATGTCGACAAAGGCGAGATTAAAATATCGGACAGAAACATCAAACAAGTCAACACAAAAGATTTGCGTGACATAGAAAATTATATGACCCAAGAGACGTATCTTTTTCAAGGTAGCATACTAGAAAATATTAAGATAGCAAAAAAAGATGCGAGCTTGAATGAGGTGATAGAGGCTTGCAAGAAAGCATCGATTCATGATTTTATTTGCTCGCTTAAAGATGGATATGAGACAAATGTCGGAGAACTCGGAGAAAAATTGTCCAGTGGTGAAAAGCAGAGAATTGGTCTAGCGAGGGTTTTTCTACACGATGCGCCATTATATATCTTAGATGAGCCAACTAGTAATTTAGATGCGTTGAATGAGGGCATTATTTTAAATGCGATTTTGAAAGAAGAAAACAAATCTATGTTAATAGTGTCCCACAGGAAATCTGCGTTGAATATCGCTGATAAGACTATTGAGATAAAGACAAAAAGAAATTCGTAA
- a CDS encoding ABC transporter ATP-binding protein/permease: MINKRLIAMMKDSTKYVLYTVLLNWIGLVFNIIFVITISGVIQNIYEKKEIGDSFYISLVIMILTIIVRYFTSYNSHILSQKASVIVKKELRHKLYEKLLSFGTSYNKFVNTSELLQLAVDGIEQLEMYFGGFLPQFGYSILAPVTLFAVLMFFSPKAALVMIIAVPLIPLSIVAIMKFAKKLLGKYWGNYANLGQTFLDNVAGLTTLKIYQRDYDYEKKMDREAEDFRRITMKVLSMQLNSITVMDVIAFGGAAIGSIISIVQLVNGQISLKSAIIVILLAADFFIPLRQLGSFFHVSMNGMAASDKIFKILDSHIEERGDSEFPRELSSIKFENVDFSYDGIRNIINNLSFCISSNSITSFVGESGSGKSTVASLLLGINKRVSGKITYENTELFDIKESDLMKNVTIVSANSYIFKGSLRDNLSMGNVDVSDDDMYTILKKVNLYDFFESENSLDTKINEAGSNLSGGQRQRLAIARAILKDSKVYIFDEATSNIDLESEEIIMNLINEIAKDKIVVLISHRLANVTSSEKIYVLKNGNIIEQGCHKQLISNDGLYKKMFTEQYKLENLGEI; this comes from the coding sequence ATGATAAATAAAAGACTTATTGCTATGATGAAAGATTCAACAAAATATGTTTTGTACACTGTTTTATTAAACTGGATTGGGCTTGTTTTTAATATTATTTTTGTAATAACGATTTCAGGCGTTATTCAAAATATTTATGAAAAAAAAGAAATTGGAGACTCATTTTACATTTCTTTGGTTATTATGATTTTGACAATAATTGTAAGGTATTTTACAAGTTATAATAGTCATATTCTATCGCAGAAAGCATCTGTTATAGTGAAAAAAGAGTTGAGACATAAATTATACGAAAAATTACTTAGCTTTGGTACATCATATAACAAATTCGTAAACACGTCAGAATTATTGCAACTTGCAGTCGATGGAATAGAACAACTTGAAATGTATTTCGGTGGATTTTTACCTCAGTTTGGATATAGCATTCTTGCACCAGTTACTCTATTTGCGGTACTTATGTTTTTTTCTCCAAAAGCAGCTTTGGTGATGATAATAGCAGTTCCTTTGATTCCATTATCCATAGTAGCAATTATGAAATTTGCAAAAAAACTTTTGGGAAAATACTGGGGAAATTACGCAAATTTAGGACAGACATTTCTCGACAATGTAGCTGGTCTTACTACATTGAAGATATATCAAAGAGATTACGACTACGAGAAAAAAATGGACAGGGAAGCTGAAGATTTCAGAAGGATAACGATGAAAGTTTTGAGTATGCAGTTAAATTCCATTACCGTGATGGATGTAATCGCATTTGGAGGAGCTGCGATTGGTTCTATCATATCAATAGTTCAACTTGTAAATGGTCAAATTTCACTAAAATCTGCGATTATTGTGATATTACTTGCAGCGGATTTCTTCATTCCACTAAGGCAACTCGGTTCGTTTTTTCACGTATCAATGAATGGTATGGCAGCGAGCGATAAAATATTTAAAATACTTGATTCTCATATTGAAGAAAGAGGAGATAGTGAATTTCCGAGAGAACTATCTTCTATTAAATTTGAAAATGTGGATTTTTCATACGACGGAATTAGAAACATAATAAACAATTTGTCTTTTTGTATAAGTTCCAATTCTATTACTTCTTTTGTTGGAGAATCTGGTTCGGGAAAATCAACTGTTGCATCTCTTCTTCTCGGTATAAACAAAAGAGTTTCCGGAAAGATAACGTATGAAAATACCGAGCTTTTCGACATTAAAGAATCTGATTTGATGAAAAATGTGACGATAGTTTCGGCTAACAGTTATATTTTCAAAGGCAGTTTAAGAGATAATCTTTCTATGGGAAATGTAGATGTATCAGATGATGATATGTATACTATACTGAAAAAAGTAAATCTCTATGATTTTTTCGAATCTGAAAATTCATTGGACACAAAAATTAACGAAGCGGGCTCAAATCTATCAGGTGGACAAAGACAGAGATTGGCAATTGCGAGAGCCATACTAAAAGATAGCAAAGTATATATTTTTGATGAGGCGACATCTAACATAGATTTGGAAAGCGAAGAAATAATAATGAATCTCATAAATGAAATTGCAAAAGACAAAATTGTTGTGTTGATTTCTCACAGACTTGCAAATGTTACTTCATCAGAAAAAATTTACGTTTTAAAAAACGGAAATATTATAGAGCAAGGTTGCCATAAGCAATTAATCTCGAATGATGGTTTGTATAAAAAGATGTTCACAGAGCAATATAAATTAGAAAATCTAGGAGAAATATAA
- a CDS encoding nitrous oxide-stimulated promoter family protein: protein MKITTDYKKQLLDMMFDIYIKYHNSEKDSMESLRLYSHNRLENCQNKDKRNFCSSCSIRCFSKNRREDIKRVMKYSGPRLIFYRPLALLRHTFNHFWRNLNDK from the coding sequence ATGAAAATTACGACAGATTATAAGAAACAATTATTGGATATGATGTTTGATATTTACATAAAATACCATAACAGTGAGAAAGATTCGATGGAAAGCCTAAGGCTGTATTCTCACAATAGATTGGAAAATTGTCAGAATAAAGATAAAAGAAATTTTTGTTCATCATGTTCAATTAGATGTTTCAGCAAAAACAGAAGAGAAGATATCAAGAGAGTTATGAAATATTCAGGGCCGAGGTTGATTTTTTACAGACCATTAGCACTTCTCAGACATACATTTAATCACTTTTGGAGGAATTTAAATGATAAATAA
- a CDS encoding V-type ATP synthase subunit D yields the protein MARLNVNPTRMALSELKARLKTSSRGHKLLKDKQDELMRQFIEMIKENKALREKVEAKLQNSFSDFLMASAIMSPEFLDEAVSFPKTKVNVDIETKNVMSVIIPQMKFTREGEADSSEIYPYGYAQTSQDLDLAIDSLNSVMDEMLELAQIEKATQLMADEIEQTRRRVNALEYRTIPDLEETIKYIRAKLDENERANITRLMKVKDIIAKQENEA from the coding sequence ATGGCAAGACTCAATGTCAATCCTACAAGAATGGCTCTTTCGGAGCTGAAAGCTAGGCTCAAAACATCTTCTAGAGGTCACAAGTTATTAAAAGACAAACAAGATGAACTTATGAGACAATTCATCGAAATGATCAAAGAGAACAAAGCTTTAAGAGAAAAAGTTGAAGCGAAACTTCAAAACTCTTTTAGTGATTTTCTAATGGCAAGTGCAATAATGAGCCCAGAGTTTTTAGATGAAGCGGTATCTTTTCCAAAAACAAAGGTAAATGTTGATATCGAAACTAAAAACGTAATGAGTGTTATTATTCCACAAATGAAATTTACTCGTGAAGGCGAAGCTGATTCTAGTGAGATATATCCTTATGGGTATGCACAAACATCACAAGATTTGGACTTGGCAATTGATTCATTGAATTCAGTAATGGATGAAATGTTAGAATTGGCACAAATCGAAAAAGCCACACAATTAATGGCGGATGAAATTGAACAAACTAGAAGAAGAGTAAACGCTTTGGAATATAGAACAATTCCAGACCTGGAAGAAACAATTAAATATATCAGAGCTAAGCTTGATGAAAATGAACGTGCTAATATTACAAGACTTATGAAAGTCAAAGATATTATCGCAAAGCAAGAAAACGAAGCTTAA